The nucleotide window GAAATGCTGCCGGCCCACGGCTATCCCGGCCTGAAGAAGTACAGCCACCTGGTGGGCAACTTCGGGGGCGCATGGCAGGATCAGGCCAAGGAATTCCCCACTTTCCCCGGTGCGATCATCTTCAACACCAACTGCATCCAGCGTCCGGCCGATTCCTATACCGACCGGCTCTTCACCTGGGGCCTGGTGGCCTGGCCCGGCATCAAGCACATCGACGGCTGGGACTTCTCCGCCGTAATCGAAAAAGCCCTGGAGTCCCCGTCGCTGCCCGAGAATCCGGGCCAGGAAATCCTGACCGGCTTCGGCCACAACGCCGTGCTGGGAGTGGCAGACAAGGTCATCGCCGCGGTCAAGTCCGGCGACATCAAGCACTTCTTCCTGGTCGGCGGCTGCGACGGCGCCAAGTCGGGCCGTAACTACTACACCGAGTTCGCCGAAAAGGCCCCCAAGGACACCGTCATCCTGACCCTGGCCTGCGGCAAGTACCGTTTCAACAAACTCGATTTCGGCGACATCGGCGGCATTCCGCGCCTGCTGGATATCGGCCAGTGCAACGACGCCTACTCGGCCATCCAGATTGCCGTGGCCCTGGCAGGTGCCTTCAACTGCGGCGTGAACGATCTGCCGCTCTCGATGGTGCTCTCCTGGTACGAGCAGAAAGCGGTCGTCATCCTGCTGACCCTGCTGCACCTGGGCATCAAGAACATCAAGATCGGCCCCTCGCTGCCAGCTTTCATCACGCCGAACGTGCTCAACTTCCTGGTGGAGAACTTCAATATCGGCCCCATCACCACAGCGGATGCGGATCTGAAAGCCATTCTGGGGTAGGCGACGGAACACCGGCAGCATCCGGCTTTGTCCTCCAAAACAACGTAACATTGTAAAAAAAATGGCCTCCCGATCGTTTCGGGGGGTCATTTTTTTTAGGAAAAAAACGGGCGCTGCGGAGTGACTTTTGATGGTTTCGCTGTTGAAAATGGGTCGGATGCCATCAAAAATCAGTAAAAATGGATAAAAAGAGGCTGCGCACGAACTGGCATTCTGTAAACAATATGATAAAATACTTATTAAAATAAAAAAGAAAGGGGGATGCAGCCTACCTGATGGTCATGTTTTTACTTCAGATCGGCCTCATTTCGATACCATCACTTGGCGGATTCATCGGAGGTAAACATGAAAACGGAAGATCTTTTATTCAGTAAAAAGGTATCTGGCGGTGTCTCCCGAAGGGATTTTCTGAAGTTTTGTTCGATCATGGCCGTGGGCATGGGGCTGCCGCTCAGTGCGGGCGCGAAGATCGCGGAGGCGGTCGCCGACCCCCGGCGTCCACCGGTAATCTGGCTCTCATTCCAGGAATGTACCGGCTGCGTCGAATCCTTGCTCCGTTCCACTCACCCCACCCTGGAGCATCTGCTGCTCGACCTCATCTCGCTCGATTATTCCGAAACCTTGAGCGCTGCGGCGGGTCATCAGGCAGAGGCGGCCAAACACGCCTCGATCTCCGAAAACAAAGGCAAGTTCATCCTGGTGGTGGACGGCGCCATCCCCACCCGGGATAAAGGCATCTACTGCAAGATCGCCGGCAAGAGCGCCCTGGAGATCCTGCACGAAACAGCTCCCCATGCCGGCGCCATCGTGGCCATGGGGTCGTGCGCCTCGTGGGGGGGCATCGCCGCCGCAGGACCGAATCCCACCCAGGCCAAGGGGGTGCCGGAGATCCTGGCCAACCGCCCCGTGGTTTCGATTCCCGGCTGTCCGCCAAATCCCTATAACCTGCTTTCGACCGTGCTGCATTTCATTACCTACAGCAAGCTCCCCGAGCTGGATCAGAAAGGTCGCCCCAAATTCGCCTACAGCCGGCTGATCCATGAAAACTGCGAGCGACGGCCCCATTTCGATGCCGGCAGATTCGCCGGGCAATTCGGCGACGCTCAGCACAGGAGTGGAGCCTGTCTGTACAAACTTGGCTGCAAGGGGCCGGAAACCTACGCCAACTGTCCCTCGGTGCTGTTCGGCGAAACCGGTGCCGGCACCTGGCCGGTGGGGATCGGACATCCATGCTTCGGGTGCTCGGAAAAGGGGGTCGGTTTTTCAACGCCGCTGCATCAGATGGCAAACCTGAAGGACCTGACCCCTCCGGTATTCTTTAGCGAGGCCTTCCCGAACACCCCGGGTGTCTCCCCGAATATCAAGTCTCTGGCGGCCGGGTCTGCCGGGCTGGTGGCCGGTGCTGCCGGCGCAGCCATGGTGACCGGACTCGGCAAAAAGGGGGACCGACATCGGGACAATCAGTCCGGAAACAGCGAGGTGAACACCCCGCACAAGGAGGGGTAGCCATGACGATCAGCAGACGAAGATTCATGAAAAGCGTCGCTGGCGGAGGTGGTGCACTCCTGGCTTCCCGCATACCCTGCGCCCAGGCGACTATGTCGACGGAGCTGCCGTCGCAGGCGGTCGGCATCCTCTACGACGCGACACTCTGTGTCGGCTGTAAATCCTGCATGGTCAACTGCAAGAAGACGAACAGCGTACCCGGTGGGGCGCTTTACAACAAGGGAATGACCGCTCCCCCGTATGAGAGCGGGGAGTTATCCGGCAAAGGGGATATGTGGGACGCCCCCCAGGAGCTTTCTGGCAAGACCCTCAACATCATCAAGGTCTACAAAAACGGCACGGCTGCCACAAAAGACACCGCCGTCAACGGCTATGCCTTTTTCAAGCAGCAGTGCCTGCACTGCATCTCCCCGGCTTGTGCCTCGGTATGTCCGGCGGGAGCCTTCAGGAAGGACCCTGAAAACGGGGCGGTCTATTATCTGGCCAGCAAGTGCATAGGCTGCCGCTACTGCCAGCTCGCCTGCCCCTTCGGCGTTCCGCGCTACGAATGGGACTCGGCCTGGCCGGAGGTAAGGAAGTGCCAGCTCTGCAATCACCGCTACAAGGAGGGGAAATACGCTGCCTGTGCCGAATACTGCCCCACCGGGGCCACCGTTTTCGGCAAGGTGCGCGATCTGCGTGCAGAAGCTCGGCAAAGGCTCGCCCTCAAGCCCGGCCAGGAATATGAGTTTCCGCTCCAGACGGTCAACAGCCGGGAACGGACCCGCCGGGAGATGGCCCACTATATCAATCACGTCTATGGACTGACCGAGGCGGGAGGGACGCAAAACCTCATGCTTTCAGGGGTGCCATTCGATCTGCTCGGGTTCAGGAAAAACATCGCCAACTTCGATTTACCCTCCCTCACCTGGGCTTACATCGCCAAAATTCCCTGGGTCTTTGCAGGCGTTTTCCTGGGGGGCACGGCCCTGTACAAGCTGACACACCGCAAGGACAAGGAGGGCTCGAGCCATGATTGACTTTACCAAGCGCTTAGGTCCCAAGTACGGTGACATGCTCAACAAGATGCTGGACGATTCCCACAGCGCCCACCTGGGGATCAGGATGAATACTCCCTTTACCCTGCTGCTGGTGCTCCTGATGGCCGGGGCTGCCGTGGCGGCGGTCTACCGGTTGATTTTCGGAATCGGGGCGGCCAGCAACCTGAACGATCTCTGGCCTTGGGGGTTGTGGATCGCCTTTGACGTTCTGGGGGGGGTGGCCATGGCGGCCGGCGGATTCCTGATCGCCGCAGCGGTGTACATTCTTAACTGGAAAAAATACAAGTGCATCGCCCGGGCCTCGATCCTGAATGCCTTTTTCGGTTATCTCCTGGCAGCCATCTCGATCTGCCTCGACATTGGCCGCTCCTTTGTCATCTGGCATCCGATGGTGATGTGGCAGGTCAACTCGATCATGTTCATCGTCGCCATCCACGTCGTGCTCTACACCTCCACCCTGGCTACCGAATCCAGTCCGATGGTGTTTGAAAAGCTCGGCTGGAAGCGGGCCCTGGAGCGGGTCAACCGCTGCATGGTCGGCATTGTCCTGTTCGGAGTGCTGCTGTCGCTTCTGCACCAGTCCTCCCTGGGCGCGGTCTACCTGATCGCTCCGGGCAAGCTCTCGGCGCTGTGGTACAGCAAATACCTGCCCTACATGTTCCTCATATCCGCGGTCATGATGGGGATCTCCATGGTCAGTTTCGAAACCATCCTGACCGGCAAGGTCTTCAACCATACGGTGCCCTCGGAGGTGATTACCGGTCTGGCCCGGGGGGTGATGATCAGCGGAACTTTGTACCTGGCCATGAAGATCGGCCACCTGGTGACGGGTCCCGGCATCGGAGCCGTGCTGAACGGAAGCTTTCTGGGAAACCTGTGGCTGCTGGAAATGGCGGTGGGGGTTGTACTGCCGCTGGCCCTGCTCTCGCTGCGTTCCGTGCGCCATGATCCGCAACGGATCTTCGCAGTCAACATCATGGTCATTCTGGGGGTGTTGCTGAACCGGCTGAATGTGGGCATTTTCGGGGTTTCGGAGTTTGCCACCCGTTCCGGCGGCGACTACATGCCCTCGATCATGGAATTCATGCTGACGGCCGGCATGGTGGCCTTCGCGATCCTGGGGTTCAAGGTCTGCGCCAAGTACCTGAACCTGTTCCCGGAGACGCACCACTGATGTCGCAACACGAACCGGCAACCGAACTTTCTGCACATCCAATGAACGCACGGGGAGGACGATATGGCCACGCGAATCACTATTGACCCGGTAACGCGGATTGAAGGACACCTGAGAGTAGACTGCGAAATAAATAACGGCAAAGTCAGCAAGGCATGGTCGTCGGGGCAGATGTGGCGCGGAATCGAGCTGATACTCAAGGACAGGGACCCGCGCGAGGCCTGGCTGTATACTCAGAGGATATGCGGTGTCTGCACTACCGTGCATGCCATTGCTTCGGTTAGATCGGTGGAAAATGCCCTCAACCTGGAGATTCCGCTCAACGCGCAATACATCAGGAACATGATGATAGCGGCCCATGCCGTCCAGGATCATATCGTGCATTTTTACCACCTTTCGGCGCTGGACTGGGTCGATGTCACCTCTGCCCTGAAGGCGGATCCCCAGAAGACGGCGGCAATGGCCCAGAATATGTCAACCTGGCCCCTGAACAGTACCCAGGTTTTCAAGGATGCCCAGGCGAAACTGAAGAATTTCGTGAGCAGCGGCCAGTTGGGCATCTTCGCCAACGGCTACTGGGGGCATCCGGCCATGAAGCTCACTCCGGAAGTGAACCTGCTGGCCGCAACCCATTACCTGCAGGCGCTGGAAGTCCAGCGCAAAGCGAATATGATCGTCTCCATCCTGGGGGGCAAGACTCCTCATATCCAGAATCTCGCGGTGGGGGGAGTGGCCAATCCGATCAACACCGACAGCCCCTCCACCCTTACCATGGAGCGGCTCTATTACGTCAAGACCCTCATGGACGAACTGGGCAGCTTCGTCAATCAGGTCTACTTCCAGGATGTCTGCGCCATTGCCGCTGCCTACACGGATTGGACCAGGTACGGCGCCGGCGTGACTAACTACCTGTCCGTACCCGATTTTCCAATGGATACCAAGGGAACGGCGTTCGCCCTGCCGGGTGGCTATATCGCCAATGCCGACCTGGCCGGCTTCCAGCCCATCAAGAGCTTCCAGGACGAGTCCATCAAGAAGGGGGTCAAGGAAAGCATCAAGCATTCCTGGTACAATGGCGCCTGGACCCGCCACCCTTGGGAGGAGGAAACCGAACCGCACTACACCGACTTCCAGGATGACGGCAAGTATTCCTGGGTCAAGTCCCCTACCTTCAACGGCTTGCCCGCCCAGGTCGGCCCGCTTGCCCATGTGCTCGGCATGTATGCTGCCGGCCACGCCCCCACCAGAAAGCAGACCGAAAAGGCGTTGAGCCTGATCAGCAGTCTGTCGGGCCAACAGGTAACGGCCGCCGCGCTTCATTCGACCCTCGGCCGCCATGCGGCCCGTGCCGTGCGGGCGGCGGTTCTGAACGATGTCCTCCAGAATCAGTGGCAGGCGCTGATGGAAAATATCGGCAAGGGTGATACCACCACCTTCAATCCCCCTGCATTTCCAAAAGGGGAAATCAGGGGAGTGGGACTGCATGAGGCTCCCCGGGGTGTGCTTTCCCACTGGGTGGTCATCAAAAATGGCAAGATCAAGAATTACCAGGCCGTGGTGCCCTCCACCTGGAATTCCGGACCGCGCAATGCCCAGGACAGCCCCGGCCCCTATGAAGCCTCGCTGGTGGGCAATCCCGTGGCTGATCCCCAAAAGCCGCTGGAGGTGCTGAGAACGGTGCATTCCTTCGATCCCTGCCTGGCCTGCGCCATTCATGTGGTGGACAAGGAGCGCAATCAGGCGGTCACGGTCAGGGCGTTGTAGCTTATGGAGCCCAAAGCGAACATTCTGGTGCTCGGCGTCGGCAACCTGCTCCTTCAGGACGAGGGGGCAGGTGTGCGGGCGTTGGAAGTCTTTGCCCGGACCTATACTGTTCCGGATGGAGTGGAGCTCCTGGACGGGGGCACGAGCGGACTCGACCTGCTGCACCATATCGAGGGGCGGGACTGTCTGGTCATCCTGGATGTGGTCAAGAGCGGGAAACCGGCCGGGACCCTTGTCAGGCTGGAAGCGGAGCAGGTGCCGGCCCTGCTTGACCGGAAAATTTCGCCCCATCAGCTGGGGCTTTCCGACCTGCTTGCCATTGCACGCCTGACCGATACCATGCCGGAGAAGCTGGTGCTGCTGGGGGTCGAACCGAAATCATTCGACACGGGGCTGGAAATGTCGGAGGAGGTCGGCGGGTGTCTGGAGGGATTGGCCGCCATGCTGGCCGGGGAGCTCGGGGCCCTCGGAGTGGAAGTACAGAAGTTGCCCGAGTAGCCCCACGCTGCCGGCCGGACCTCACCGACCGGTAATGACGTCCGAGGCCAGGGCCGGCCGGATGGATGAAAAGAGAGCAGCCCTGCATTCCGATGCAGGGCTTTTGCTGTTACAAGGGAATCACGCAGCTTCGTGGCGTGGCGGCTTCAGCCATACTGCGGCCGCGCTGCCGGAACGGGAGAGATCATGACGGTGCGGGAGCGGAAGGAAGAGATAGCGGCGGACAAGCTGGTGATCTACACCATTGGACACTCGACCCGTTCGCTGGATGACTTCCTCGAACTGCTGCGTCATCATGGCGTCGCGCGCCTGGTGGACGTGCGCACCATTCCTCGTTCCCGGCACAATCCGCAGTTCAACGGCGAAACCCTGGCTGCCTTCCTCCGCCATCATCGCATCGGGTACCGGCACATGAAGGAACTCGGGGGGCTGCGTCATGCCCGGGCCGATTCGGTCAATACCGGCTGGCATAACCTGTCGTTCCGCGGCTTTGCGGATTACATGCAGACAGCGGAGTTTGCCGCGGCCCTGGCAGAGCTGCTGGAACTGGCCCATGAACGACCGACCGCCATCATGTGCGCCGAAGCGGTGCCGTGGCGGTGTCACCGTTCGCTGATCGCGGATTCTCTGACCGTACGCGGGGTAGAGGTCAGGGATATCCTGAGCATCACCGGCATAAAACCTCATCAGGTGACCCGCATGGCACAGGTGGACGGAATCCATGTGACGTATCCTGCCGGGCCGGATGGAGAGGGATAGCCGGGATGCGGCATGCTCCTCCGCTGCCTGGGCACCGTCGGAAAGGAGCCCGGCCTGCATCGCAAGAAAGTAGCTGTTTATGAGTCCCAAAATGTGCTATGTACATATCGTTCCAGCACCTGGATTACTAATGGACGCACCCGAGGATGCGTGGGGACAGGTTGTAAGCAGCTATGAACAAGACCAAGACCAAGATCAACCAGATTATTTCGCGCCGGGTCATCAGCGTTGCTCCGGAAACGCTGCTGTCCGAGGCGGTCGCCACCATGGCCGATGCCAGGATCAGTTGCCTGGTGGTCACGGAGAACGACCGGCCGGTGGGCATCTTTACCGAACGTGACCTGGTCAGGCTTGCC belongs to Geobacter sp. SVR and includes:
- the hcp gene encoding hydroxylamine reductase, whose translation is MFCNQCEQAANGTGCNISGVCGKKPDVAALQDHLVYGLKSLALYADKIGRNAEIDRFTIEGLFTTVTNVDFEPARIGGMIKQCYELKEKAKAAYGSAVANPAADWKPAEDLAGMVAQGEAHGINTQHANEDIRSVIEILMYGLKGMAAYMDHAMILGKTDDQVMAFFQRALAATTDANLGLMDFVGLAMECGQHNLTVMGLLNTAHTDTYGHPVPTPVQLGTKAGKGILVSGHDLKMLEELLKQTEGKGINIYTHGEMLPAHGYPGLKKYSHLVGNFGGAWQDQAKEFPTFPGAIIFNTNCIQRPADSYTDRLFTWGLVAWPGIKHIDGWDFSAVIEKALESPSLPENPGQEILTGFGHNAVLGVADKVIAAVKSGDIKHFFLVGGCDGAKSGRNYYTEFAEKAPKDTVILTLACGKYRFNKLDFGDIGGIPRLLDIGQCNDAYSAIQIAVALAGAFNCGVNDLPLSMVLSWYEQKAVVILLTLLHLGIKNIKIGPSLPAFITPNVLNFLVENFNIGPITTADADLKAILG
- a CDS encoding hydrogenase small subunit, translated to MKTEDLLFSKKVSGGVSRRDFLKFCSIMAVGMGLPLSAGAKIAEAVADPRRPPVIWLSFQECTGCVESLLRSTHPTLEHLLLDLISLDYSETLSAAAGHQAEAAKHASISENKGKFILVVDGAIPTRDKGIYCKIAGKSALEILHETAPHAGAIVAMGSCASWGGIAAAGPNPTQAKGVPEILANRPVVSIPGCPPNPYNLLSTVLHFITYSKLPELDQKGRPKFAYSRLIHENCERRPHFDAGRFAGQFGDAQHRSGACLYKLGCKGPETYANCPSVLFGETGAGTWPVGIGHPCFGCSEKGVGFSTPLHQMANLKDLTPPVFFSEAFPNTPGVSPNIKSLAAGSAGLVAGAAGAAMVTGLGKKGDRHRDNQSGNSEVNTPHKEG
- the hybA gene encoding hydrogenase 2 operon protein HybA; this translates as MTISRRRFMKSVAGGGGALLASRIPCAQATMSTELPSQAVGILYDATLCVGCKSCMVNCKKTNSVPGGALYNKGMTAPPYESGELSGKGDMWDAPQELSGKTLNIIKVYKNGTAATKDTAVNGYAFFKQQCLHCISPACASVCPAGAFRKDPENGAVYYLASKCIGCRYCQLACPFGVPRYEWDSAWPEVRKCQLCNHRYKEGKYAACAEYCPTGATVFGKVRDLRAEARQRLALKPGQEYEFPLQTVNSRERTRREMAHYINHVYGLTEAGGTQNLMLSGVPFDLLGFRKNIANFDLPSLTWAYIAKIPWVFAGVFLGGTALYKLTHRKDKEGSSHD
- the nrfD gene encoding NrfD/PsrC family molybdoenzyme membrane anchor subunit, which encodes MIDFTKRLGPKYGDMLNKMLDDSHSAHLGIRMNTPFTLLLVLLMAGAAVAAVYRLIFGIGAASNLNDLWPWGLWIAFDVLGGVAMAAGGFLIAAAVYILNWKKYKCIARASILNAFFGYLLAAISICLDIGRSFVIWHPMVMWQVNSIMFIVAIHVVLYTSTLATESSPMVFEKLGWKRALERVNRCMVGIVLFGVLLSLLHQSSLGAVYLIAPGKLSALWYSKYLPYMFLISAVMMGISMVSFETILTGKVFNHTVPSEVITGLARGVMISGTLYLAMKIGHLVTGPGIGAVLNGSFLGNLWLLEMAVGVVLPLALLSLRSVRHDPQRIFAVNIMVILGVLLNRLNVGIFGVSEFATRSGGDYMPSIMEFMLTAGMVAFAILGFKVCAKYLNLFPETHH
- a CDS encoding nickel-dependent hydrogenase large subunit, whose protein sequence is MATRITIDPVTRIEGHLRVDCEINNGKVSKAWSSGQMWRGIELILKDRDPREAWLYTQRICGVCTTVHAIASVRSVENALNLEIPLNAQYIRNMMIAAHAVQDHIVHFYHLSALDWVDVTSALKADPQKTAAMAQNMSTWPLNSTQVFKDAQAKLKNFVSSGQLGIFANGYWGHPAMKLTPEVNLLAATHYLQALEVQRKANMIVSILGGKTPHIQNLAVGGVANPINTDSPSTLTMERLYYVKTLMDELGSFVNQVYFQDVCAIAAAYTDWTRYGAGVTNYLSVPDFPMDTKGTAFALPGGYIANADLAGFQPIKSFQDESIKKGVKESIKHSWYNGAWTRHPWEEETEPHYTDFQDDGKYSWVKSPTFNGLPAQVGPLAHVLGMYAAGHAPTRKQTEKALSLISSLSGQQVTAAALHSTLGRHAARAVRAAVLNDVLQNQWQALMENIGKGDTTTFNPPAFPKGEIRGVGLHEAPRGVLSHWVVIKNGKIKNYQAVVPSTWNSGPRNAQDSPGPYEASLVGNPVADPQKPLEVLRTVHSFDPCLACAIHVVDKERNQAVTVRAL
- a CDS encoding HyaD/HybD family hydrogenase maturation endopeptidase; amino-acid sequence: MEPKANILVLGVGNLLLQDEGAGVRALEVFARTYTVPDGVELLDGGTSGLDLLHHIEGRDCLVILDVVKSGKPAGTLVRLEAEQVPALLDRKISPHQLGLSDLLAIARLTDTMPEKLVLLGVEPKSFDTGLEMSEEVGGCLEGLAAMLAGELGALGVEVQKLPE
- a CDS encoding DUF488 family protein, translated to MTVRERKEEIAADKLVIYTIGHSTRSLDDFLELLRHHGVARLVDVRTIPRSRHNPQFNGETLAAFLRHHRIGYRHMKELGGLRHARADSVNTGWHNLSFRGFADYMQTAEFAAALAELLELAHERPTAIMCAEAVPWRCHRSLIADSLTVRGVEVRDILSITGIKPHQVTRMAQVDGIHVTYPAGPDGEG